One Streptomyces sp. P9-A2 DNA window includes the following coding sequences:
- a CDS encoding Ppx/GppA phosphatase family protein, with the protein MRLGVLDVGSNTVHLLVVDAHPGACPLPAHSHKAELRLAELLDAGGAIGPGGADQVIQVVHEALQAAEDKGVEELLPFATSAVRDARNSGEVLERVRAETGVELQVLTGAEEARLTFLAARRWFGWSAGKLLVIDIGGGSLEIAFGIDEEPDAVVSLPLGAGRLTGTRLPGDPPAPDDVRVLRRHVRAEIGRTVGEFSRLGPPDHVVATSKTFKQLARLAGAARSTEGPYVPRELKHQSLEGWVSRLSVMTTAERAALPGVSESRAGQLVAGALVAEATMDLFGVESLEICPWALREGVILRRLDHMGPA; encoded by the coding sequence ATGAGACTCGGTGTCCTCGACGTGGGTTCGAACACGGTGCATCTGCTGGTGGTCGACGCGCACCCCGGGGCGTGCCCGCTGCCCGCGCACTCGCACAAGGCGGAGCTGCGCCTGGCCGAGCTGCTGGACGCCGGCGGAGCGATCGGCCCCGGTGGGGCCGATCAGGTGATCCAGGTCGTCCACGAGGCGCTCCAGGCCGCCGAGGACAAGGGCGTCGAGGAGTTGCTGCCGTTCGCGACCTCGGCGGTGCGCGACGCCCGCAACTCGGGCGAGGTCCTCGAGCGTGTGCGTGCGGAGACCGGAGTCGAACTCCAGGTCCTCACCGGTGCCGAGGAGGCCCGGCTGACCTTCCTCGCCGCCCGCCGCTGGTTCGGCTGGTCGGCGGGGAAGCTGCTGGTCATCGACATCGGAGGCGGCTCCCTGGAGATAGCCTTCGGCATCGACGAGGAGCCCGACGCCGTGGTGTCGCTGCCGCTGGGCGCCGGCCGCCTCACCGGGACCCGGCTGCCCGGCGACCCGCCGGCGCCGGACGACGTGCGGGTGCTGCGCCGGCACGTCCGCGCGGAGATCGGCCGTACGGTCGGCGAGTTCAGCCGTCTCGGTCCGCCCGACCACGTGGTGGCCACCTCCAAGACCTTCAAGCAGCTCGCCCGCCTGGCGGGCGCCGCCCGTTCCACCGAGGGTCCGTACGTCCCGCGCGAGCTGAAGCACCAGTCCCTGGAGGGGTGGGTGTCGAGGCTGTCCGTGATGACCACCGCCGAGCGCGCCGCGCTGCCCGGCGTCTCCGAGTCGCGCGCCGGCCAGCTGGTCGCCGGGGCGCTGGTCGCGGAGGCCACGATGGACCTCTTCGGGGTGGAGTCCCTGGAGATCTGCCCATGGGCGTTGCGCGAGGGCGTCATCCTGCGCCGCCTGGACCACATGGGGCCCGCGTAG
- a CDS encoding sugar phosphate isomerase/epimerase family protein, whose product MADPAVRIPDAKVALSTASVYPESTATAFEIAARLGYDGVEVMVWTDPVSQDIEALRRLSDYHRIPVLAVHAPCLLITQRVWSTDPWTKLQRARTAAEKLGAATVVVHPPFRWQRQYARDFVDGIWRMADETDVRFAVENMYPWRYRDREMLAYAPDWDVTKDDYRHFTIDLSHASTARTDTLGMLDRMGDRLGHVHLADGRGSAKDEHLVPGRGDQPCAEVLERLALNGFDGHVVVEVNTRRAMSGAEREADLAEALAFTRLHLASATPGAPGSSTATSALRAPRR is encoded by the coding sequence GTGGCAGATCCAGCGGTGCGCATCCCGGATGCGAAGGTCGCTCTGTCGACGGCCTCCGTCTATCCGGAGTCGACGGCGACGGCCTTCGAGATCGCCGCGCGCCTCGGGTACGACGGTGTCGAGGTCATGGTGTGGACCGATCCGGTCAGCCAGGACATCGAGGCGCTGCGCCGCCTCAGCGACTACCACCGCATCCCCGTCCTGGCCGTGCACGCCCCCTGCCTGCTCATCACGCAACGCGTGTGGTCCACCGACCCCTGGACCAAGCTCCAGCGGGCCCGTACCGCCGCCGAGAAGCTCGGCGCCGCCACGGTCGTCGTTCATCCGCCGTTCCGCTGGCAGCGCCAGTACGCCCGTGACTTCGTCGACGGAATCTGGCGGATGGCCGACGAGACGGATGTGCGGTTCGCCGTCGAGAACATGTACCCGTGGCGCTACCGCGACCGCGAGATGCTCGCCTACGCCCCCGACTGGGACGTCACCAAGGACGACTACCGCCACTTCACGATCGACCTCAGCCACGCCTCGACCGCCCGCACCGACACCCTGGGGATGCTCGACCGCATGGGTGACCGCCTCGGTCACGTCCACCTCGCCGACGGCCGGGGCTCGGCCAAGGACGAGCACCTCGTGCCCGGCCGCGGCGACCAGCCCTGCGCCGAGGTGCTGGAGCGCCTGGCCCTCAACGGTTTCGACGGCCATGTCGTCGTCGAGGTCAACACCCGCCGTGCCATGTCCGGTGCCGAGCGCGAGGCCGACCTGGCGGAGGCGCTGGCGTTCACCCGCCTGCACCTGGCGTCGGCGACCCCAGGTGCCCCCGGGTCCTCGACGGCGACCTCGGCGCTGCGGGCGCCACGCCGATGA
- a CDS encoding TetR/AcrR family transcriptional regulator, whose product MTGVTVPGDPDASPGGPGMTSGGPGATSGGPDESVPDASATAPDTSPGRPAAAPRRRGRPSRTESAGTRDRILDAAREEFSERGYDKTSVRGIAKSAGVDSALVHHYFGTKEQVFEAAVEVAFAPVLKGREAVLDAPLEEVGERMTRMILGLWENPVTRAPLLAIVRSAVNNEIAAGVFRRLVAGQLLRRIAGRLDLPDAELRAELAAAQLVGIAMIRYVIKVEPLASADAEQIVERVAPVVQGHLTGR is encoded by the coding sequence ATGACCGGCGTCACCGTGCCCGGTGACCCGGACGCGTCTCCCGGCGGTCCGGGCATGACGTCCGGCGGTCCGGGCGCGACGTCCGGCGGTCCGGACGAGTCGGTCCCGGATGCGTCCGCCACGGCCCCGGACACGTCCCCCGGCCGCCCCGCCGCCGCACCCCGACGCCGTGGCCGGCCCTCGCGCACGGAGTCGGCCGGCACCCGGGACCGCATCCTGGACGCCGCCCGCGAGGAGTTCTCCGAACGCGGGTACGACAAGACATCCGTACGGGGCATCGCCAAGTCGGCCGGGGTCGACTCCGCGCTGGTGCACCACTACTTCGGTACCAAGGAGCAGGTGTTCGAGGCGGCCGTCGAGGTCGCCTTCGCCCCGGTGCTCAAGGGCAGGGAAGCCGTCCTCGACGCTCCGTTGGAGGAGGTCGGCGAGCGGATGACCCGGATGATCCTCGGCCTCTGGGAGAACCCGGTGACCCGGGCCCCGCTGCTCGCGATCGTCCGGTCCGCCGTGAACAACGAGATCGCCGCCGGTGTCTTCCGTCGCCTGGTCGCCGGCCAGCTGCTGCGCCGTATCGCGGGGCGGCTCGACCTGCCGGACGCCGAACTGCGCGCCGAGCTCGCCGCCGCCCAGCTGGTCGGAATCGCGATGATCCGGTACGTGATCAAGGTCGAACCGCTGGCCTCGGCGGACGCCGAGCAGATCGTCGAGCGGGTGGCGCCGGTCGTGCAGGGCCACCTCACCGGCCGCTGA
- the ilvD gene encoding dihydroxy-acid dehydratase, producing MPELRSRTVTHGRNMAGARALMRASGVPGADIGRKPIIAVANSFTEFVPGHTHLAPVGRIVSEAVVAAGGIPREFNTIAVDDGIAMGHGGMLYSLPSRDLIADSVEYMVEAHCADALICISNCDKITPGMLNAALRLNIPTVFVSGGPMEAGRATLVDGTVRTLDLIDAMVDAADDRISDADVLRIEENACPTCGSCSGMFTANSMNCLTEAIGLSLPGNGSVLATHTARKALYENAARTVMDITRRYYEQDDETVLPRSIATVAAFENAMALDIAMGGSTNTILHLLAAAQEAEVPFGLNEINALSRRVPCLAKVAPNVAKSRTYYMEDVHRAGGIPALLGELHRAGLLNEDVYSVHSPTLADWLKTWDIRGGSPSPEAVEMWHAAPGCVRSAEAFSQSERWDTLDEDAEGGCIRSAEHAYSKDGGLAVLRGNLAVDGCVVKTAGVDESIWTFEGPAVVCESQEEAVEKILTKQVKEGDVVVIRYEGPKGGPGMQEMLYPTSYLKSRGLGKACALITDGRFSGGTSGLSIGHASPEAASGGTIALVEEGDRIRIDIPNRSIELLVDEAELARREEALGGVYAPKNRERKVSAALKAYAAMATSADKGAVRDVSKLG from the coding sequence ATGCCCGAGCTGAGGTCCCGCACAGTCACCCATGGCCGCAACATGGCGGGCGCCCGCGCCCTGATGCGAGCCTCCGGTGTACCGGGTGCGGACATCGGCCGGAAGCCCATCATCGCCGTCGCCAACAGCTTCACGGAGTTCGTCCCCGGCCACACCCACCTCGCGCCGGTCGGCAGGATCGTCAGCGAGGCGGTCGTCGCGGCCGGCGGCATCCCGCGCGAGTTCAACACCATCGCCGTCGACGACGGCATCGCGATGGGCCACGGCGGCATGCTGTACTCCCTGCCCTCCCGCGACCTGATCGCGGACAGCGTGGAGTACATGGTCGAGGCCCACTGCGCGGACGCCCTGATCTGCATCTCCAACTGCGACAAGATCACCCCGGGCATGCTCAACGCCGCCCTGCGGCTGAACATCCCGACGGTCTTCGTCTCCGGCGGTCCCATGGAGGCCGGCCGGGCGACGCTGGTCGACGGCACGGTCCGCACGCTGGACCTGATCGACGCGATGGTGGACGCCGCCGACGACAGGATCTCCGACGCCGACGTCCTGCGCATCGAGGAGAACGCCTGTCCGACCTGCGGCTCCTGTTCCGGCATGTTCACCGCCAACTCGATGAACTGCCTCACCGAGGCCATCGGCCTGTCCCTCCCGGGCAACGGCTCGGTCCTCGCCACCCACACGGCCCGCAAGGCGCTCTACGAGAACGCCGCCCGCACGGTCATGGACATCACCCGCCGCTACTACGAGCAGGACGACGAGACGGTCCTGCCCCGCTCCATCGCCACCGTCGCCGCCTTCGAGAACGCGATGGCGCTGGACATCGCCATGGGCGGCTCCACCAACACGATCCTGCACCTGCTGGCCGCCGCCCAGGAGGCGGAGGTCCCCTTCGGCCTGAACGAGATCAACGCCCTCTCGCGCCGCGTGCCCTGCCTGGCGAAGGTCGCGCCGAACGTCGCCAAGAGCCGTACGTACTACATGGAGGACGTGCACCGCGCGGGCGGCATCCCCGCCCTGCTCGGCGAACTGCACCGCGCGGGCCTGCTGAACGAGGACGTGTACTCCGTCCACAGCCCGACCCTCGCCGACTGGCTGAAGACCTGGGACATCCGCGGCGGCTCCCCCTCCCCGGAGGCCGTGGAGATGTGGCACGCGGCCCCCGGCTGCGTGCGCTCCGCCGAGGCGTTCTCCCAGTCCGAGCGCTGGGACACCCTCGACGAGGACGCCGAGGGCGGCTGCATCCGCTCCGCCGAGCACGCCTACTCCAAGGACGGCGGTCTGGCGGTGCTGCGCGGCAACCTCGCCGTGGACGGCTGCGTCGTCAAGACGGCCGGCGTCGACGAGTCCATCTGGACCTTCGAGGGCCCGGCGGTCGTCTGTGAGTCGCAGGAAGAGGCCGTCGAGAAGATCCTCACCAAGCAGGTCAAGGAGGGCGATGTCGTCGTCATCCGCTACGAGGGCCCCAAGGGCGGCCCCGGCATGCAGGAGATGCTCTACCCGACGTCGTACCTGAAGAGCCGGGGCCTCGGAAAGGCCTGCGCCCTGATCACCGACGGACGCTTCTCCGGCGGTACGTCCGGCCTCTCCATCGGCCACGCCTCCCCGGAGGCGGCCTCGGGCGGCACCATCGCCCTGGTCGAGGAGGGCGACCGCATCCGCATCGACATCCCGAACCGCTCGATCGAGCTGCTGGTCGACGAGGCCGAGCTGGCCCGCCGCGAGGAGGCACTGGGCGGTGTGTACGCCCCGAAGAACCGTGAGCGCAAGGTCTCGGCGGCGCTGAAGGCGTACGCGGCGATGGCCACGAGCGCCGACAAGGGCGCGGTGCGGGACGTGTCGAAGCTGGGCTGA
- a CDS encoding serine/threonine-protein kinase, producing the protein MAPQQNIGADTEAELPEYAGHYRLESCLGSGGMGVVHLARSTSGLKLAVKVVHAELARDREFRGRFRQEVAAARRVSGAFTAPVVDADPEAARPWMATLFIPGPTLAQHVKRNGPMPPPQLRRLMAGLAEGLRDIHRVGVVHRDLKPSNVLLAEDGPKVIDFGISRPKDSELRTETGKLIGTPPFMAPEQFRRPREVGPSADIFALGSLLVHAATGRGPFDSDSPYVVAYQVVHDDPDLTGVPDGLAPLVLNCLAKEPEDRPSPDELMRELRSVAASYDTQAFIPAQRAEPGAETDPGPEAGAEADPGAEARAGAGAASAGAVPGHQGVPEAEGGIGSGPANRPGAGHAAELVAGTAPEPAHGPEPGTASSPGRRVGPTAARRSARPTLSKRSLLGGGALALAVFGTLFSVQLLGDEPPVRQTTSGARTTPDAFRAWEATPSGKPGNPQCSYGADLLVCAQAGSVFALDPDDGGLLWRHTAAGTAASGPPVVSGGLVQPAPEPAGGLEALDPASGKPRWRQENAEYNGLTGTGDVLLLTGADGTVTGVDSASGDALWSGRVPGHDTLYFRTFAGDPLAYVASTSDDGSSTQVTAVDPRSGAVRWDARLEGMLTPVGSTGEALVLASADPVYDTTQALIRYTPASGETRRVTLPVPLAQARGTVHGDIAYLTGTGGRLVAVDMTALRQRWSLESGIARSSTPVADERHVYFTAPDGRLLAVHAREGRLAGQTAPRMDGTPDRVAATLPDPVIADGHVYATAPDGTVFAVDGHDPADW; encoded by the coding sequence ATGGCGCCACAGCAGAACATCGGAGCGGACACGGAAGCGGAACTTCCCGAGTACGCCGGTCACTACCGTCTCGAGTCATGCCTCGGCTCCGGCGGAATGGGCGTGGTGCATCTGGCCCGGAGTACGTCCGGGCTGAAGCTCGCGGTGAAGGTCGTGCACGCCGAACTCGCACGGGACCGCGAGTTCAGGGGACGTTTCCGGCAGGAGGTCGCGGCGGCGCGACGGGTGAGCGGTGCCTTCACCGCGCCGGTCGTCGACGCCGATCCGGAGGCCGCACGCCCCTGGATGGCCACGCTGTTCATACCCGGCCCGACGCTCGCCCAGCATGTGAAGCGGAACGGGCCCATGCCCCCGCCCCAGTTGCGCAGGCTGATGGCCGGACTGGCGGAGGGACTGCGGGACATCCACCGGGTCGGGGTCGTGCACCGCGATCTGAAGCCCAGCAATGTACTGCTCGCCGAGGACGGGCCGAAGGTCATCGATTTCGGCATTTCTCGGCCAAAGGACAGCGAACTGCGGACCGAGACCGGCAAATTGATCGGCACCCCGCCCTTCATGGCGCCCGAACAGTTCCGGCGTCCCCGTGAAGTCGGCCCCTCCGCCGACATCTTCGCGCTCGGCTCCCTCCTCGTGCACGCCGCCACCGGACGCGGACCGTTCGACTCCGACAGCCCGTACGTGGTCGCCTACCAGGTGGTGCACGACGATCCCGATCTGACCGGCGTGCCGGACGGCCTCGCCCCCCTGGTGCTGAACTGCCTGGCCAAGGAGCCCGAGGACCGGCCCTCCCCCGACGAGTTGATGCGGGAACTGCGGTCCGTCGCGGCCTCGTACGACACCCAGGCCTTCATCCCCGCACAGCGGGCGGAGCCTGGAGCGGAGACGGACCCGGGCCCGGAGGCGGGAGCGGAGGCTGACCCGGGAGCGGAGGCGAGGGCAGGAGCGGGAGCGGCCTCAGCGGGCGCCGTGCCCGGCCACCAGGGGGTGCCCGAAGCGGAGGGCGGGATCGGCTCCGGGCCCGCGAACCGGCCCGGAGCCGGCCATGCGGCCGAGCTCGTCGCCGGAACCGCTCCCGAACCTGCTCACGGTCCCGAACCCGGCACCGCGTCCAGTCCCGGGCGTCGCGTCGGCCCGACGGCGGCCCGGCGTTCCGCGCGGCCGACCCTCAGCAAACGGTCGCTGCTCGGGGGCGGAGCGCTCGCCCTCGCCGTGTTCGGCACGCTCTTCTCCGTCCAGTTGCTCGGCGACGAGCCCCCGGTGCGGCAGACCACCTCAGGCGCCCGGACCACGCCGGACGCGTTCCGGGCGTGGGAGGCGACGCCGTCGGGCAAGCCGGGCAACCCGCAGTGCTCGTACGGGGCTGATCTGCTGGTGTGCGCCCAGGCGGGGTCGGTGTTCGCCCTCGACCCCGACGACGGCGGCCTGCTGTGGCGGCACACCGCCGCGGGGACGGCGGCGAGCGGACCGCCGGTCGTGTCGGGCGGACTCGTGCAGCCCGCGCCGGAGCCGGCCGGCGGCCTGGAAGCCCTCGACCCGGCCTCGGGGAAGCCGCGGTGGCGGCAGGAGAACGCCGAGTACAACGGCCTGACCGGTACCGGGGACGTGCTGCTGCTCACCGGAGCCGACGGCACGGTCACCGGCGTGGACAGCGCCTCGGGCGACGCGTTGTGGAGCGGGCGGGTGCCGGGGCACGACACCCTGTACTTCCGCACGTTCGCGGGGGACCCGCTGGCCTACGTGGCGAGCACGTCGGACGACGGTTCCAGCACACAGGTCACAGCGGTCGATCCGCGGTCCGGTGCGGTGCGGTGGGACGCCCGGCTGGAGGGGATGCTGACGCCGGTCGGCAGCACGGGCGAGGCGCTCGTCCTCGCTTCCGCCGACCCGGTCTACGACACCACGCAGGCCCTGATCCGCTACACACCGGCCAGCGGGGAGACACGCCGGGTGACGCTGCCCGTGCCGCTGGCCCAGGCGCGGGGCACCGTGCACGGGGACATCGCCTACCTGACGGGCACCGGCGGCAGACTGGTGGCCGTCGACATGACCGCGCTGCGGCAGCGGTGGAGCCTGGAGAGCGGGATCGCCCGCTCGTCCACACCGGTCGCGGACGAGCGGCACGTCTATTTCACGGCGCCGGACGGCCGGCTGCTCGCCGTGCACGCGCGGGAGGGGCGACTGGCCGGGCAGACGGCGCCCCGGATGGACGGCACCCCCGACCGCGTGGCCGCCACCCTGCCGGATCCGGTGATCGCCGACGGCCACGTCTACGCCACCGCCCCCGACGGCACGGTCTTCGCCGTGGACGGACACGACCCGGCCGACTGGTAG
- a CDS encoding SH3 domain-containing protein — protein sequence MAVGQVGEAEGAGTAESAAAAAVQYYPVAPGHRLNVRSGPGTNYAIVRTLPLGAQVPIFCQRPGTTVTGPYGTSNIWCNIAGGQYVSDTYVKTGSDGYVAPRCS from the coding sequence ATGGCAGTTGGCCAGGTTGGAGAAGCGGAGGGCGCCGGCACGGCGGAGTCGGCAGCGGCGGCGGCCGTGCAGTACTACCCGGTCGCGCCGGGCCACCGGCTCAACGTCCGCAGCGGTCCGGGCACGAACTACGCGATCGTCCGCACCCTGCCGCTGGGCGCGCAGGTGCCGATCTTCTGCCAGCGTCCGGGCACGACCGTCACCGGCCCGTACGGCACGTCGAACATCTGGTGCAACATCGCCGGCGGCCAGTACGTCTCGGACACCTACGTGAAGACCGGCAGCGACGGCTACGTGGCCCCGCGCTGCAGCTGA